In a single window of the Caproicibacterium sp. BJN0003 genome:
- a CDS encoding nucleotidyltransferase family protein yields MKICAVICELNPCHFGHQALFDAARKNGATHIAAILSGDFVQRGEPALLPKWERAAQALSIGADLVIELPVPFATAGAETFAKGGVSLARAIGADFLAYGSECADLNALNILSNTLLSEKFSESLNDFLREGISFAAAREKAIEALCGKGMAALLKMPNNILAVEYEKAKKELHLSMDSMTIPRLGAMHDSLCDSSFQSSSRIRQEIFSDGDWFPMMPEKSTVILKKAIAKGYAPASFKYAERAVLYALRKLQPEDLMRLPDISEGLENRIYAAVRNASSLESLYAQIKTKRYPLSRIRRIVLSAFLGIQKTDTALLPPYLRILAIGKKGQELLHFIKSNTNLPIITHSSDHFALDSKAFHMIELEHLASDLYALCMPVPRPCGSDLTHGIIVSE; encoded by the coding sequence ATGAAAATATGCGCAGTCATATGTGAGCTAAACCCCTGTCACTTCGGTCATCAGGCTCTTTTTGATGCTGCGCGGAAAAATGGTGCCACTCACATTGCTGCTATTTTAAGCGGAGATTTTGTGCAGCGCGGAGAACCTGCTTTGCTCCCAAAATGGGAACGTGCTGCTCAAGCGCTTTCGATTGGCGCCGATTTAGTGATTGAACTCCCTGTCCCCTTTGCAACAGCCGGTGCAGAAACGTTTGCGAAAGGCGGCGTCTCCCTTGCCAGAGCCATCGGCGCAGACTTTCTCGCTTACGGCAGCGAGTGTGCTGATCTCAATGCCCTCAATATTCTCTCCAATACATTGCTTTCTGAAAAGTTCTCAGAAAGCTTAAATGATTTTTTAAGGGAAGGAATTTCTTTTGCCGCCGCACGTGAGAAAGCAATCGAGGCTCTCTGCGGAAAAGGAATGGCAGCACTCTTAAAAATGCCAAACAATATTCTTGCTGTCGAATACGAAAAAGCAAAAAAGGAACTGCATCTTTCAATGGATTCCATGACAATTCCGCGGTTGGGCGCTATGCATGACAGTCTTTGTGATTCTTCTTTTCAAAGCAGCAGCCGAATTCGTCAGGAAATTTTCTCCGATGGAGACTGGTTTCCCATGATGCCGGAAAAATCAACTGTCATCCTCAAAAAAGCCATCGCAAAAGGTTATGCACCGGCTTCTTTTAAATACGCTGAGCGCGCCGTTCTCTATGCACTGAGAAAATTGCAGCCGGAAGATCTTATGCGTCTCCCGGATATTTCAGAAGGCCTGGAAAATCGTATTTATGCTGCCGTTCGAAATGCTTCTTCTTTGGAATCTCTTTACGCACAGATTAAAACGAAGCGCTATCCTTTATCCCGGATCCGAAGAATCGTTCTCAGTGCATTTTTAGGAATTCAAAAAACAGATACTGCCCTGCTTCCTCCCTATCTTCGGATTCTTGCCATTGGAAAGAAGGGGCAAGAGCTCTTGCATTTTATCAAAAGCAACACAAATTTGCCGATTATTACACATTCCTCAGACCATTTTGCTCTTGACAGCAAGGCCTTTCATATGATTGAATTAGAGCATCTGGCATCTGATCTATATGCACTTTGCATGCCTGTTCCACGCCCTTGCGGCAGTGACTTGACTCATGGTATAATCGTTTCAGAATAG
- a CDS encoding acetate/propionate family kinase: MKILVINAGSSSLKYQLIDMDTEKMLCKGNCERIGQEKGSFSHKTADGRKTSSEPALPDHKAAFKLVTQILVDKEFGVIKNLSEIAAIGHRVAQGGSIFHHSVLVDDEVIKGVESLVPLAPLHNGPELQGILACREVFGTEIPECITFDTSFHATMPEKAYMYAIPYEYYEKYKIRRYGFHGTSHRYVSQHCAHLMHQPLEDIKMVTCHIGNGSSVTAIKDGHVVDTSMGLTPLGGFMMGTRCGDLDPSIVTFLMEKEGITAKEMDDLLNKKSGMLGVCGYSDDRDVTSAEIRGNHRAALTHEMLIYQIAKYIGSYAAAMNGLDAIVFTAGLGENVPKIRYGVCRYLRFLGTKVDGVLNDQMILGKGGKISSFDSQVQVWVIPTNEELMIARDTKEIVANFSYATAEDKTVVDPEDI; encoded by the coding sequence ATGAAAATTCTGGTCATCAATGCCGGCAGTTCTTCGCTCAAGTATCAGCTGATTGATATGGACACGGAGAAAATGCTCTGCAAAGGAAATTGTGAACGAATCGGTCAGGAGAAGGGATCATTCAGCCATAAGACTGCGGACGGCCGCAAAACCAGCTCTGAGCCTGCTCTTCCGGATCACAAGGCAGCCTTTAAACTCGTGACCCAGATTCTAGTCGATAAAGAATTCGGCGTAATCAAGAACCTTTCTGAAATCGCTGCAATTGGTCATCGTGTTGCGCAGGGCGGTTCTATCTTCCATCACAGCGTATTAGTTGACGACGAGGTTATCAAGGGCGTAGAGAGCCTTGTTCCGCTGGCACCGCTTCATAACGGTCCGGAACTGCAGGGAATCCTTGCATGCCGCGAGGTGTTCGGTACAGAGATACCGGAATGTATCACTTTTGATACAAGCTTTCATGCTACCATGCCCGAAAAAGCCTATATGTACGCGATTCCTTATGAGTATTATGAGAAATATAAGATTCGCCGCTATGGCTTCCACGGAACCAGCCACCGTTATGTGAGCCAGCATTGTGCACACCTGATGCATCAGCCGCTGGAAGATATTAAGATGGTTACCTGCCATATTGGAAATGGTTCTTCTGTTACCGCAATTAAAGATGGTCATGTTGTGGATACCAGCATGGGCCTGACTCCGCTGGGCGGCTTTATGATGGGGACTCGTTGCGGCGATCTGGATCCCTCTATTGTAACTTTCCTGATGGAAAAAGAGGGCATAACTGCAAAAGAGATGGACGATCTTCTCAATAAAAAATCCGGTATGCTTGGTGTCTGTGGTTACAGCGATGACCGTGATGTAACCAGTGCAGAAATTCGTGGCAATCACAGAGCTGCTCTAACTCATGAAATGCTGATCTATCAGATCGCAAAATATATTGGTTCTTATGCTGCTGCGATGAATGGCCTTGATGCCATCGTCTTTACAGCAGGTCTTGGCGAAAATGTTCCGAAGATCCGTTATGGTGTATGCCGCTATCTGCGGTTCCTTGGCACCAAGGTCGATGGAGTCCTCAATGACCAGATGATTCTTGGAAAAGGCGGAAAGATTTCTTCCTTTGATTCTCAGGTGCAGGTATGGGTCATTCCGACTAACGAGGAATTGATGATTGCTCGTGATACCAAGGAAATTGTTGCTAATTTTTCCTATGCAACCGCAGAGGATAAGACGGTTGTTGATCCGGAAGATATCTAA
- the trxA gene encoding thioredoxin: MEIKALTSENFEAEVLKESKTVLVDFWASWCGPCRMLSPVVDQIAEERQDIKVCKVNIDEQPELAQKFGIMSIPTLLVFRDGKQVNSSVGVRPKQDILNIL; the protein is encoded by the coding sequence ATGGAAATCAAAGCTTTAACATCCGAAAATTTTGAGGCTGAAGTCTTAAAAGAATCAAAAACGGTCTTAGTTGATTTTTGGGCAAGCTGGTGTGGCCCCTGCCGCATGCTTTCCCCCGTTGTTGACCAAATTGCAGAAGAGCGCCAGGACATAAAAGTCTGCAAGGTTAACATTGATGAACAGCCCGAATTAGCACAAAAATTTGGCATTATGAGTATTCCAACACTGCTCGTTTTTCGCGATGGAAAACAGGTAAATTCTTCTGTTGGTGTACGCCCCAAACAAGATATTTTAAACATTCTTTAA
- a CDS encoding RrF2 family transcriptional regulator: MNSDFCVAVHALVYLNRRAEVVSSEELAKNICTHPARVRKVLSKLKRAGLVATKEGIEGGYRFVGNPESITLDEISKALDVRFVESSWRSGDSDMDCLIASGIAKIMDGIYEDLDKLCKDHLKAVTIQTIDDKIFRKNK, from the coding sequence ATGAACAGTGACTTCTGCGTAGCCGTTCATGCATTGGTCTATTTAAATCGTAGAGCAGAAGTCGTTTCCAGCGAAGAACTTGCTAAAAATATTTGCACTCATCCTGCCCGAGTGCGCAAAGTTCTCTCTAAACTGAAACGAGCCGGTCTGGTCGCAACCAAAGAAGGGATCGAGGGCGGTTATCGTTTTGTTGGGAATCCCGAATCAATTACACTTGACGAAATCAGCAAAGCTCTTGACGTTCGTTTTGTAGAATCTTCATGGCGCAGCGGAGACAGTGATATGGATTGTTTAATTGCTTCTGGAATTGCAAAAATCATGGATGGAATTTACGAAGATCTGGACAAACTATGTAAAGATCATTTGAAAGCCGTAACAATTCAAACAATCGATGATAAAATTTTCCGCAAAAACAAATAA
- a CDS encoding DUF6056 family protein, whose product MEQILNRRTENPVLRFLKWRYAPFLIFLIYAIFVHCTMQLGTDDDVLFAKALQEEGPLLHYYTTRYATWTSRLLLETILIYVIQIPLLWEILDVATFVSIPALLSLLFDKGNNWGIRWLFVFLMVLYPFHDMATAGWITTTVNYLWPLAAGIAAFLPIKKLLQNKPLRWYHYVINIPLVLIASNQEQCCVILAAMFFFFLIKQIICKKNWHYPAVMLFFCALMLLFIITCPGNKVRLVSNTAYWLPEFANLHLGGKIELGFSSTLYAFLFMMGPCGPNYIILTFTFLLFLAALKVKTSIFKKIICFLPFGICLIFSLQPVLNSVPILNRFFNRINTAMTSTGTRPFSHLPETILPDAILSLICLAIILSMFFAFQSRKRFWLALYTMAAGFITRLAMGFSPTVWASSTRTYLFFYIAVIVDAALVLIDIQENSSVLKMKHYRLKKQ is encoded by the coding sequence ATGGAACAAATTCTAAATCGCCGTACAGAAAATCCGGTGCTTCGATTCTTAAAATGGCGTTATGCGCCCTTTCTTATTTTTCTAATTTACGCGATCTTTGTCCACTGCACGATGCAGCTTGGAACAGACGATGATGTTCTTTTTGCAAAAGCTTTACAGGAAGAAGGTCCTCTTCTTCACTATTATACCACCCGTTATGCAACTTGGACTTCACGATTGCTTTTAGAAACTATTTTAATTTATGTCATTCAGATTCCTTTACTTTGGGAAATACTTGATGTTGCAACTTTTGTATCAATCCCGGCATTGCTTTCTCTTCTTTTTGATAAGGGAAACAATTGGGGAATTCGCTGGCTTTTTGTCTTTTTAATGGTTCTCTATCCATTTCATGATATGGCAACTGCCGGTTGGATTACAACAACAGTCAATTATCTTTGGCCACTGGCTGCAGGAATCGCTGCTTTTTTGCCCATTAAAAAGCTTCTACAGAATAAGCCACTTCGCTGGTACCATTATGTAATCAATATTCCGCTTGTACTCATTGCTTCTAATCAGGAGCAATGCTGTGTAATCCTTGCAGCTATGTTTTTCTTCTTTTTAATTAAACAAATCATCTGCAAAAAGAATTGGCACTACCCCGCCGTTATGCTTTTCTTCTGTGCCTTAATGCTTCTTTTTATTATAACATGCCCCGGTAATAAAGTAAGGCTTGTCTCTAATACAGCATACTGGCTCCCGGAATTTGCCAACCTACATTTAGGAGGAAAAATCGAATTAGGTTTTTCCTCTACCCTCTATGCATTCCTATTTATGATGGGCCCGTGCGGACCTAATTATATTATTCTCACATTTACATTTCTATTGTTTTTGGCTGCACTAAAAGTAAAAACTTCCATTTTTAAAAAAATCATTTGCTTTTTGCCATTTGGTATCTGTCTAATTTTTTCCCTGCAACCTGTTTTAAACTCAGTTCCCATTTTGAATCGGTTTTTTAACCGCATTAACACTGCTATGACTTCAACCGGCACTCGCCCATTTTCACATTTGCCGGAAACTATTTTGCCAGATGCTATTTTAAGTCTAATTTGTCTTGCAATCATTCTTTCCATGTTCTTTGCTTTTCAAAGCAGAAAACGCTTTTGGCTTGCTCTTTATACCATGGCAGCAGGATTTATTACGCGTCTTGCAATGGGATTTTCGCCTACGGTCTGGGCCTCGAGTACTAGGACTTATTTATTTTTCTACATTGCAGTTATTGTAGACGCTGCTTTGGTTTTAATTGACATACAAGAAAATTCCTCTGTACTTAAAATGAAACATTACCGTCTCAAAAAACAATAA
- a CDS encoding MerR family transcriptional regulator produces the protein MKIGELSKRTGVSRDTIRYYVNRGILLPETNRAQYNFTERELHDLQVILRMKQQQFNLKEIQDYISLCRLSNLIEPETIDECLRMMNNKKQELQSQITFLKGAISSIDQEILELTGHVHGKPQRTGVPLSALPLLVCPRCGQQLEVSHADLNTQNIFSGDLTCKCGYCAKIENGIVKTGKLYTGTHDQPDLRRGLYRNMGNTFMTDLEKCYGYISEKLQKIDTQGKVILEANINGYFFLYNYMRKLSSDCLCIIVDKYPEMLEMYKSLIDLLNLNQKILYIADADTDYPLAPGCVDIHVSFFGENEHQFYHKNCFLYDAKRYFSDKAIILGSLLSYPLNSETHKLLRKKYPEGSEVGYNLTALKEQYRKQNYRLTAQKVGSLQELPLKQYAFECHVNGETLEFYHFKAEPIALPKKERPR, from the coding sequence ATGAAAATCGGTGAGCTTTCAAAGCGTACTGGAGTTTCCCGCGACACCATTCGATATTATGTGAACCGTGGTATTCTTCTGCCAGAAACCAACCGCGCCCAATATAACTTTACGGAGCGCGAATTGCATGATCTTCAGGTAATTTTGCGAATGAAACAACAACAATTCAATCTTAAAGAAATTCAAGATTACATTTCGTTATGCAGACTTTCTAATTTGATTGAACCTGAAACGATTGATGAATGTCTACGTATGATGAATAACAAAAAGCAAGAACTCCAGTCGCAGATTACTTTTTTAAAAGGAGCCATCAGCAGCATTGACCAGGAAATTTTAGAGCTTACTGGTCATGTTCACGGAAAGCCTCAAAGAACTGGGGTTCCACTTTCGGCTCTTCCTTTGTTGGTTTGTCCCCGCTGCGGACAGCAGCTGGAGGTAAGCCATGCAGATTTGAACACCCAAAACATTTTTTCTGGGGATCTCACCTGCAAATGCGGGTATTGTGCAAAAATTGAAAACGGAATTGTTAAGACAGGAAAACTATATACAGGGACCCACGACCAACCGGATCTACGGCGCGGACTTTACCGCAATATGGGCAATACTTTTATGACGGATCTCGAAAAATGTTATGGTTATATCTCTGAAAAATTGCAGAAAATAGATACGCAAGGAAAGGTAATTCTGGAAGCTAATATTAACGGGTATTTTTTTCTCTATAACTATATGAGAAAACTCAGTTCCGATTGCCTCTGCATCATTGTAGACAAATATCCGGAAATGCTTGAAATGTATAAATCACTGATAGACCTGCTCAACCTGAACCAAAAAATTCTTTATATCGCCGATGCTGACACAGATTACCCCCTAGCCCCCGGTTGTGTAGATATTCATGTGAGTTTTTTTGGTGAAAATGAGCACCAGTTTTATCACAAAAACTGCTTCTTGTATGATGCAAAGCGTTATTTTTCAGACAAGGCAATCATTTTAGGGAGTCTTCTCAGTTATCCGCTTAATTCAGAGACACACAAGCTGCTCAGGAAAAAATATCCGGAAGGCAGTGAAGTTGGCTATAATCTTACTGCTTTAAAGGAACAATATAGAAAACAAAACTACAGACTGACTGCACAAAAAGTGGGAAGCCTCCAGGAACTGCCGCTAAAACAATATGCTTTCGAGTGTCATGTAAACGGTGAAACACTCGAATTCTATCACTTCAAAGCAGAACCAATAGCCTTGCCAAAGAAAGAGCGACCTCGGTAA
- a CDS encoding alanine/glycine:cation symporter family protein gives MQSVLDAILAFTNWLWGIPMLLWIVGGGLYLSFRLGFLQFTKLGFILKNTIFKGFGKKAENGKFSSWQAVTGALASTLGAGNIIGTAMAIAYGGPGGVFWLWVSGLVCCCVKYSETTVAMKYRRLNKDGQWEGGPQIYLTAGTGWKWISPLYAVVCIVCLFLAASAQIGSSVDNIVGMGAPRLPVTIIMTLLVAVVVIGGMKSLLSVTERLVPAMSVLYIVGTLIVIILNIQNLPAAFASIFRYAFTGRAAVGGFAGAAVTQSIRWGVARGCYSNDSGTGVTTITHAVADVNHPIQQSMWAVFEVFFDTIIVCSLTCFVILTTGVWQQGNVAPAIMTATAFNNTIGNVGTFIVTISVVLFTFTTACAQIEFTEAQFRKLVGDKLSVGCRWGMLALILVGGMVGIDALINYVDFFAGIYTIINLLGVYFCVNQIVKLTKEYFADPQKWETQKWPKWVEEEKEYADAHVKQIDEIASKE, from the coding sequence ATGCAATCCGTTTTGGACGCCATTCTAGCATTTACAAATTGGCTGTGGGGAATTCCCATGCTTTTGTGGATTGTTGGTGGAGGCCTATATTTGTCTTTCAGACTTGGATTTTTGCAGTTTACCAAGCTGGGTTTCATTTTGAAAAATACTATTTTTAAGGGCTTTGGCAAAAAAGCTGAAAATGGAAAATTTTCTAGCTGGCAGGCTGTTACCGGTGCTTTGGCGTCCACTTTAGGGGCCGGCAACATTATTGGTACCGCAATGGCAATTGCCTACGGCGGTCCCGGAGGCGTGTTTTGGTTATGGGTTTCCGGTTTAGTTTGCTGCTGTGTGAAGTATTCCGAAACTACCGTTGCTATGAAGTACCGCCGCCTAAATAAAGACGGTCAGTGGGAAGGCGGTCCTCAGATTTATTTGACCGCTGGTACTGGCTGGAAATGGATTAGCCCCCTTTATGCAGTGGTCTGCATCGTCTGCCTGTTTTTGGCGGCTTCTGCACAGATCGGCTCCAGTGTGGATAACATTGTCGGTATGGGAGCTCCACGTCTGCCTGTGACAATTATTATGACCCTTTTGGTAGCTGTCGTTGTTATTGGCGGCATGAAGAGCCTACTAAGCGTAACGGAACGTCTGGTTCCTGCAATGAGCGTTCTATACATTGTAGGTACCCTGATTGTAATTATTCTGAATATTCAGAATCTGCCTGCCGCATTTGCTTCCATCTTTCGTTATGCGTTTACCGGTCGTGCTGCAGTGGGTGGTTTTGCTGGTGCTGCTGTTACTCAAAGCATTCGCTGGGGTGTTGCTCGTGGCTGCTATTCCAACGATTCCGGTACTGGTGTTACAACAATCACCCATGCAGTTGCTGATGTCAACCATCCCATCCAACAGAGTATGTGGGCGGTCTTTGAGGTCTTTTTTGATACGATCATTGTTTGTTCTTTGACCTGCTTTGTTATTTTGACTACCGGTGTGTGGCAACAGGGCAATGTGGCGCCCGCCATCATGACAGCTACTGCATTTAACAATACGATCGGAAATGTCGGGACCTTTATTGTTACGATTTCCGTAGTACTATTTACTTTTACCACCGCCTGCGCACAGATTGAATTCACTGAAGCTCAGTTTCGCAAGCTGGTTGGAGACAAACTGAGCGTTGGCTGTCGCTGGGGGATGCTGGCTCTGATCTTGGTCGGCGGCATGGTTGGAATTGATGCTTTGATTAACTATGTTGACTTCTTTGCCGGCATTTACACGATCATCAATTTGTTGGGCGTATATTTCTGCGTAAATCAAATTGTTAAGCTGACCAAAGAGTATTTTGCAGATCCCCAAAAATGGGAAACCCAAAAATGGCCTAAATGGGTAGAAGAAGAGAAAGAATATGCCGATGCTCATGTCAAACAAATTGACGAAATCGCTTCAAAAGAGTAA
- a CDS encoding gamma-glutamyl-gamma-aminobutyrate hydrolase family protein, with the protein MKPLIGITCNYDYHDDVGRVSKMGIDGQDWNFIAGDYINAIEKVGGCPVVIPLCSNFEDLKDILDRMDGIMISGGHDVGPENYGERARGCGAIMPMRDAQDLAITRYIVENTEKPLLGICRGIQILNVAMGGTLYQDLEKDGSFGHHFGDIYPRNYAWHSVTLTKGSILESIYGKKVIDVNSFHHQAVFKPGKNISVTAVSSDGVSEGIEIAEKKFVVAVQWHPEMMYDSEEQLKIFRAFVDNCK; encoded by the coding sequence ATGAAACCACTGATTGGTATTACATGCAATTATGACTATCATGACGATGTGGGCAGAGTATCCAAAATGGGAATTGATGGTCAGGACTGGAACTTTATTGCCGGAGATTATATTAATGCAATTGAAAAAGTCGGCGGGTGTCCTGTAGTAATTCCGCTTTGCTCAAATTTTGAGGACCTAAAGGACATATTGGACCGGATGGATGGCATCATGATTTCCGGTGGTCATGATGTAGGCCCTGAAAATTACGGTGAGCGTGCAAGAGGCTGTGGCGCTATCATGCCCATGCGAGATGCGCAGGATCTTGCTATAACACGATATATCGTGGAAAATACGGAGAAACCGCTTTTGGGAATCTGCCGCGGTATTCAGATCTTGAATGTTGCAATGGGAGGGACTCTCTATCAAGACTTAGAGAAAGATGGCAGCTTTGGACACCATTTTGGCGATATTTATCCCCGCAACTATGCTTGGCACTCGGTTACTCTGACGAAAGGCTCCATATTAGAAAGCATTTATGGGAAAAAAGTAATTGATGTGAATTCTTTTCACCATCAGGCGGTTTTTAAACCTGGGAAAAATATTTCCGTTACCGCTGTTTCTTCCGATGGCGTTTCCGAGGGAATCGAAATTGCCGAGAAAAAGTTTGTTGTTGCGGTACAATGGCATCCCGAAATGATGTACGATTCGGAAGAACAACTCAAAATTTTTCGCGCTTTTGTGGATAACTGTAAGTAG
- a CDS encoding ABC transporter ATP-binding protein, whose protein sequence is MKIEIHNLSKVIRKATILDQISLVMESGKIYGLQGRNGSGKTMLMRCICGLVYPTEGEIWIDEKKLNQDISFPQSIGALIENPGFIGSYSGFQNLKLLASINPTIDDAQIASSMERLGLAADDRKKYRKYSLGMKQKLGIAAALMENPDLILLDEPFNALDEKSIAVVKDILLEKKKQGALILLSCHDHEDLEQICDEIFVIQDGKQIRTYSPLKESERSKTNEEET, encoded by the coding sequence ATGAAAATTGAAATACATAATTTATCAAAGGTAATTCGAAAAGCGACAATTTTGGATCAGATCTCGCTTGTAATGGAAAGCGGAAAGATTTATGGGCTGCAAGGCAGAAATGGTTCTGGAAAGACCATGCTGATGCGCTGCATCTGCGGACTGGTTTACCCCACAGAAGGGGAAATTTGGATTGATGAAAAGAAACTCAACCAAGACATTTCTTTTCCGCAGAGCATTGGAGCATTGATTGAAAATCCCGGATTTATCGGCAGCTATTCCGGATTTCAAAATCTAAAGCTGCTGGCTTCCATTAATCCAACCATTGATGACGCCCAAATAGCATCAAGCATGGAGCGTCTTGGGCTTGCGGCGGATGACCGCAAAAAATACCGAAAATATTCATTGGGAATGAAACAAAAACTCGGAATTGCAGCGGCTCTCATGGAAAATCCAGACTTGATCCTTCTCGACGAACCATTTAACGCGCTGGACGAAAAAAGCATTGCAGTCGTAAAAGACATTCTGCTCGAAAAGAAAAAGCAAGGGGCTTTAATTCTGCTTTCCTGCCATGACCACGAGGATTTAGAGCAGATCTGCGATGAAATTTTCGTGATTCAGGATGGAAAACAGATTCGGACTTATTCTCCACTTAAAGAATCAGAGAGGTCTAAAACAAATGAAGAAGAAACATAA
- a CDS encoding Sapep family Mn(2+)-dependent dipeptidase — protein sequence MQFGKQILNYQEEILQDLKELVAIPSVVGKPEPDMPFGKLPAAALQKILTRAKEMGLQTANVDNYAGHAEYGTGKDSAAVLVHIDVVPAGEGWDTDPFTTTLQGNHLYGRGVADDKGAAIVALYCLKALKDAGIQTQRRLRVIFGSGEEIASNDLKMYFKKQEMPVFAFTPDSEYGICNREKGILRLDLIVENDSTVVTSFDAGTVVNAVPCHAEATINCSTEQKEALKALVEKDSSIFSYSENENGLHISAKGLSCHAMQPQDGKNAAAHLALLLGKVFSDQELGALLTFVKNTIGLETNGNSLKVRQSDVQSGPLTLNLGILHMDNHISSAGIDIRYPVTSDGKAIAKSITATAAGYGIACKIHGISEPLFIPEDAPFIELLKEGYSHVMGENPDLYATGGGTYARELQGRGVAFGPFFPEEPDRRLHNSNENIDLTYFMKHAQICMETMYLMATKP from the coding sequence ATGCAATTCGGCAAACAAATTCTTAACTATCAGGAAGAAATTCTTCAAGATCTGAAGGAACTTGTTGCAATTCCTTCGGTTGTCGGTAAGCCAGAACCTGACATGCCTTTTGGAAAACTGCCTGCTGCCGCCCTGCAAAAGATTCTGACCCGTGCAAAAGAAATGGGGCTGCAAACTGCCAACGTTGACAACTATGCCGGTCATGCAGAATATGGCACAGGAAAAGACTCTGCGGCAGTTCTTGTCCATATTGATGTTGTTCCTGCTGGTGAAGGCTGGGATACCGACCCGTTCACTACCACTCTGCAAGGCAATCACTTATATGGAAGAGGAGTCGCTGATGACAAAGGCGCTGCCATTGTAGCTCTATATTGTCTAAAGGCTCTAAAGGACGCCGGTATTCAAACACAGCGTCGTCTGCGGGTCATTTTTGGCTCCGGAGAAGAAATTGCCAGTAATGATCTTAAAATGTATTTTAAGAAACAGGAAATGCCGGTATTTGCTTTTACTCCCGACAGCGAATATGGAATTTGCAACCGTGAAAAAGGGATTTTACGTCTGGATCTGATTGTAGAAAACGACAGTACTGTTGTTACCTCTTTTGATGCAGGAACAGTGGTCAATGCTGTTCCCTGTCATGCAGAAGCAACAATCAACTGTTCCACCGAGCAAAAAGAAGCTCTGAAAGCTTTGGTGGAAAAGGATAGCAGCATTTTTTCATACTCAGAAAATGAAAATGGACTTCACATTTCTGCCAAGGGGCTCTCTTGCCATGCTATGCAGCCACAGGATGGCAAAAATGCCGCTGCACATCTCGCTTTGCTCTTAGGAAAGGTTTTTTCGGATCAAGAATTAGGTGCTCTGCTCACCTTTGTTAAAAATACAATTGGGCTCGAAACAAACGGCAATTCTTTGAAGGTCCGCCAGAGTGACGTTCAAAGCGGTCCTCTCACGCTGAACCTGGGAATTCTGCACATGGATAATCATATTTCTTCTGCCGGCATTGACATTCGTTATCCGGTAACTTCTGATGGAAAAGCGATTGCAAAATCAATTACCGCCACAGCGGCCGGATATGGAATTGCCTGCAAAATTCATGGGATTTCTGAACCGCTCTTCATTCCGGAAGATGCACCTTTTATCGAACTGCTTAAAGAAGGATACTCTCATGTAATGGGAGAAAATCCTGATCTATATGCAACTGGAGGCGGCACTTATGCCCGCGAGCTTCAGGGACGCGGTGTTGCTTTTGGTCCATTCTTCCCTGAAGAACCAGATCGTCGCCTACATAATTCCAATGAAAATATTGACCTCACCTATTTTATGAAGCACGCTCAAATCTGTATGGAAACAATGTATTTGATGGCAACAAAACCATAA